The Meriones unguiculatus strain TT.TT164.6M chromosome 1, Bangor_MerUng_6.1, whole genome shotgun sequence genome has a segment encoding these proteins:
- the LOC110540186 gene encoding olfactory receptor 13A1-like — translation MLSPNHTVVTEFVLEGFSEHTSLRLLLIGCFLFLYTMALIGNIVIIVLVTSSTGLHSPMYFFLCNLATMDIICTSSVLPKALLGLVSEENTISFKGCMAQLFFLLWSLSSELLLLTVMAYDRYVAICYPLHYSSRMSPQMCGALAMGVWSICALNASVHTGLMTRLSFCGPKVITHFFCEIPPLLLLSCSSTYVNSIMTLVADAFYGGINFALTLLSYGYIIASILRMRSAEGKRKAFSTCSSHLIVVCVYYSSVFCAYISPASSYSPERSKVTSVLYSVFSPTLNPLIYTLRNKDVKLALGRLLPSFSH, via the coding sequence ATGTTGAGTCCCAACCATACAGTAGTAACAGAGTTTGTGCTGGAAGGCTTCTCAGAGCACACTAGCCTAAGACTTCTCTTGATAGGCTGCTTCTTGTTCCTCTACACAATGGCTCTAATAGGCAACATTGTGATCATTGTTTTGGTCACCTCCAGCACTGGGCTCCACAGCCCCATGTACTTTTTCCTGTGCAACCTGGCCACCATGGATATTATCTGCACCTCCTCTGTGCTGCCCAAGGCACTCCTTGGCCTAGTCTCTGAGGAAAACACCATCTCCTTCAAGGGATGCATGGCccagctcttcttccttctgtggTCCTTGTCTTCTGAGCTTCTGCTTCTCACTgtcatggcctatgaccgctatgtggccatctgctaTCCCCTGCATTACAGCTCCAGGATGAGTCCACAGATGTGTGGGGCCCTGGCTATGGGTGTGTGGTCCATCTGTGCTCTGAATGCATCTGTCCACACTGGTCTGATGACACGGCTGTCATTCTGTGGCCCCAAGGTCATCACCCACTTCTTCTGTGAGATACCCCCactcctcctgctctcctgcagCTCCACATACGTGAATAGCATTATGACTCTTGTGGCAGATGCCTTTTATGGAGGCATCAACTTCGCGCTCACCTTGCTGTCCTATGGCTACATCATCGCCAGCATCCTGCGCATGCGCTCTGCTGAGGGCAAGAGGAAGGCCTTTTCTACCTGCTCCTCCCACCTCATCGTGGTCTGTGTGTACTATTCCTCTGTGTTCTGTGCCTACATCAGTCCTGCTTCCAGCTACAGCCCAGAAAGAAGCAAAGTGACTTCAGTGCTGTACTCGGTCTTCAGCCCGACCCTGAACCCCCTGATCTATACACTGAGGAACAAGGATGTCAAGCTCGCGCTGGGCAGACTGTTGCCCTCTTTCTCACATTAG